One window of Peteryoungia desertarenae genomic DNA carries:
- a CDS encoding adenosylcobinamide-GDP ribazoletransferase — MLSLRDIIDETARALAFLSRLPIPDRFFVGHDGRLTKTVAAFPLAGLLLSLPAAFLMLILLSLHTSALLVALMAITIQIFITGGLHEDGLSDTTDGLGAGRDRQRALEIMKDSRLGSYGALAMILSLGLRVTALAAIAANLPAISAALVFVAASVGSRALIVWHWSTLPPARPDGVASGAGQPEPEATRFALLSGLALVAVTTLPAITFATFLGAIVAAIMAAFAFTSNVRRRLGGQTGDTIGACQQIAETAFLVALAIAT, encoded by the coding sequence GCTCTCCTTGCGCGACATCATCGACGAAACGGCAAGAGCCCTAGCCTTTCTCTCACGACTTCCAATCCCGGATCGCTTCTTTGTCGGCCATGACGGGCGTCTGACCAAAACGGTGGCCGCATTTCCTCTCGCGGGCCTTCTTCTTTCGCTCCCGGCGGCATTTCTGATGCTGATTTTGCTGTCGCTGCACACATCAGCGCTTTTGGTCGCTTTGATGGCGATAACGATACAAATCTTCATCACCGGCGGGCTGCACGAAGATGGTCTTTCGGATACGACCGATGGACTCGGCGCTGGCCGGGATCGTCAGCGAGCGCTGGAGATCATGAAGGACAGTCGGCTTGGCAGCTATGGCGCTCTGGCAATGATCCTGTCTCTTGGTCTGAGAGTGACAGCACTTGCAGCCATTGCAGCAAACCTCCCGGCAATTTCCGCGGCATTGGTTTTCGTTGCGGCGTCCGTCGGCAGCCGAGCCCTGATTGTCTGGCACTGGTCCACCCTCCCCCCGGCTCGACCGGACGGTGTCGCATCGGGTGCAGGTCAACCGGAACCGGAGGCGACGCGTTTTGCGCTTTTGTCTGGGCTGGCACTGGTCGCTGTTACCACCCTTCCTGCGATCACATTTGCGACATTTCTAGGCGCCATAGTCGCAGCCATCATGGCTGCTTTCGCCTTTACTTCCAATGTTCGTCGCCGTCTGGGAGGCCAGACGGGAGACACGATCGGAGCCTGTCAACAGATTGCTGAGACTGCCTTTCTAGTTGCTCTTGCTATTGCCACCTGA